GTGCGCAGTCTGGTGATCCCCCCGTCGAGATCGAGGGCCTTCCCCAGCAGCAGACCGTTGGTGTAGAGAGCCAGCAGACTGCCTTCCGGCAACGGCAGTTCGACGGACTCGAAGGGCATCCCGCCCAGCCCCAGCGGCGGTCCGGTCGGCAGTTCCAGCAGCCGGCCGTTGCCCGTGGGGCTGATCAGCAGCGGTGCGGGGTGACCGGCCCGGGCCAGAGTGCAGCGGCAGCCGACCGGATCGTAGACCGCGTACAGACAGGTGGCGCCGATGACCCCGTCGTCGGCGTTCGCGTCGTGGGCGACCCGGTTGAGCATGTCGTCCAGGTGCGCCAGCACCTCTTCCGGGGACAGGTCCAGGTCGGCGAGCGCCTGCACCGCGGCCCGCAGCCGCCCCATGGTGGCCGCGGCATGCACCCCGTGCCCCACGACATCACCCACCACCAGCGCGACGCGGGCGCCGGACAGCGGGATCACATCGAACCAGTCGCCGCCGACGCCGCTGAGCGAGTCGGCCGGCAGATAGCGGTAGGCGGCTTCCACCGCGCACTGCTCGGGCAGATCGTGCGGCAGCAGGCTGTGCTGGAGGGTGAGGGCCGCGTTGTGCTCGCGGGTGTACCGGCGGGCGTTGTCGATGGAGATCGCGGCGCGGGTGACGAATTCCTCGGCGAGCACCAGGTCGTCGGGCTGGAACGGCCCGGTGTGCTGCCAGCGGGCGAAGGTGGCCGCCCCCAGGAAGACGCCCCGCGCCCGCAGCGGCACCACCATCAGCGAGTGAAAGCCCAGCTCCCGCAGGTGCGCCGCCCGGACCGGATCGTCGGCCGCCCAGCCACCGGCGGCGAGATCCAGCGTCTGGAACAGCGCGGAATTGCCCTCGACGAGACTCAGCACGACGGGCGCCGACGGGGGATAGGCGGTCGCCTCCCCGACCGCCACCACCGCCTCGGGGCAGCCCTCACGTACGGACTGCTGTCCGGCACGGCGCATGGTGACCAGATCCGCGGCGTCGACCGGGCCGGGCGTCGGTTCCTCCCCGCAGAGCAGCGCATCGAGGAGATCGACGGTGACGAAGTCGGCGAGATCCGGAACCGCCGCGTCGGCGAGTTCCTGCGCGGTCTGCCAGACGTCCAGGGAGCTGCCGATGCGTTCACCGGCCTTGTTCAGCAGCGCCATCCGCTGGCGGGCCCGGTAACTTTCCGTGACGTCCAGGACCATGTAGCAGACGCCCAGTACCTGACCGGCTTCGTCCTCCAGGCGAAAGAACGAGGTGGAGTAGGCGTGCTCCCGCTCCGGATCGGACTGCGGGCGTCCCAGGTACTCGTAGCCGACCGAGGGGGTACCGGTGCTCAGCACCTTGCGCATCTCGGCCTCCAGGGCTTCCACGGCGAGGCCCGGCTGGATGTCCGCCAGACGCTTCCCGAGGCGCTGCTCGCGGCTGGTGCCGCCCATCCGCTCCAAGGCGTCGTTCAGCCACACGAACTCCAGATCGGCGTTCACCATGGCCACGCCGATCGGTGACATGCCGAGAATGCCCTCCAGGAACGACTGGCTCGCTCCTGACCAGGGCGTTTGGGTCATCTCGGCGGCAAGGACGAGACGTGCGGAGCGCTCTGTGGCGTCCAGTACCGGCAGTACGCGGAACTCCAGGTCGAGCCGGTGGCCGTCCTTGTGCCGTACGGCCTCCAGCCCGCTCCAGCCGTCCGCCGCCGCCAGCCGGGACTCCCACCTGTTGTCCTGCGACGCCGCAGGGGCCACCCCCGCGAACAGCTCCGCCAGGGGCCGCCCGACGGCCTCGGACACCGCATAGCCGAGAAGCCGCTCCGCGCCCTTCGTCCAGCCCTGCGCCACCCCCGCGCGATCGGCCATCACCACGGCCGTCCGCGTGAGGTCGAAGACGCCGTCTCCGGAGAGACGGCCGCTCTGGGAGGCACACATATGACCGGTCCAATGCCGGTCCCACCATGCGACGGGCCCTCTCTCACGGCGGCGCCGTCGCACACGACCGGCCTTTTCCACGGTACCCCCTCACCCTGGCCGGGCGCTCTTCCCGGCGCCCGCCCCCGCCCGCGCGGCAGGCCCGCAAGACCGCATCCGCCGCCGTTGTCAGTGGGTGCTGTCACCATCGGCACATGAGCACCGACGCGCCCGCCGACCCGTCCCCTCAGCCCGCGCCCGAACCCCTCAACCCACCTGCCGGCCAGGGGGAATCACCGCTGCCGACCGCTGACGCCGCCTACTGGGAAGCGGCCGCCGCCTCCTTCGACGACGAGCCCGACCACGGACTGCGCGACCCCGCCGTCCGCGCCGCCTGGGCCGCCCGGCTGCGCACCTGGCTGCCGTCAGGGCCCACCGCCGTCCTCGACCTGGGCTGCGGCACGGGAAGCCTGTCTTTGCTCGCCGCCGAGCAGGGCCATCACGTCACGGCCATCGACCGCTCCGAGGGCATGATCGCGCGGGCGCGCACCAAGCTCGCGGGCCACGAGGCCGCGTTCCTGGTCGGTGAGGCCGCCGAACCACCCGTGGGGGAGCGGCGGTTCGATGTCGTCCTGGTGCGCCATGTGCTGTGGGCCCTGCCCGACCCCGCGGCCGCGCTGCGCCGCTGGGCCGGACTCCTCACCCCCGGTGGCCGGATGGTGCTGGTGGAGGGCCGCTGGGGCGAGGCCGACCCGGTCGGTCTTCCCGCCGCCGAACTCACCGCCCTCGTCGCGCCGTTGGCCGCGCGGACCCAGGTGGAGAGCCTCGCGCACGATCCGGCGCTGTGGGGCAAGGAGGTGGCCGATGAGCGGTATGTGCTGCTCGCCGACCTCCCCCGCCGGCACACCGAAGTGGTCGATGTCCATCTGGTGTTGCGCCGCGGTGACGAGGTGCTGCTCGCCCGCCGGGCCAATACCGGCTATGCGGACGGTCTCTTCCACGCCCCCTCGGGCCATGCGGAGGACGGTGAGGACGTCCGGGAGGCGATGATCCGGGAGGCCGCGGAAGAGGTGGGGCTGCGGCTGGTGCCCGAGGACCTCAGGGTCGCGCTCGTGATGCAGCACTGCGCCCCGCCCCCGGCGCGGCCCCGGATCGGCTGGTTCTTCGAGGCGGCGTACGGCGCGGGCGGCGAGCCGTGGAACCGCGAGCCCGACAAGTGCGCGGAGTTGGCGTGGTTCCCGCTGGATGCGCTGCCGGACGACATGGTCGCCTACTGCCGCGCCGGCCTCGACGGGCTGCGTGCGGGGCACCGCTTCCTGCTTCACTGGCACCGGCCCGGCGACGCGATCGCCTACGACCCGGCGGGACCCGACCGCGCGGTGGTTCTCGACGGACCGGGACCGACGGGGTGAAGCGGACGAGGGCGGCGGCGCATCGGACGTCTCCCGAGAGGTGAGACCTCCCGTCACAGCAGGCGCTCCTGGCGCACAATGGATGCGACAAACAAGCGCACCGACGGGTACGTGTACGCGCGCCTCCCGGGGACGAACCCCAGGGGGACGTGCCGTCGCGCATCCGCCCGCCCCACCACCAGCACCAGGAGCGCCACCGTGTCCCCGCAGCCCTTGACCATCACCATCGATCCGACGGCGGCCGCCGCGCCGTTCGAGCAGGTCCGCACCCAGATCGCGGATCAGGCCAGGGACGGCGGTCTGCCGGTCGGCTACAAACTCCCCACCGTCCGCGGTCTCGCCGAGGACCTCGGCCTGGCCGCCAACACCGTCGCCAAGGCCTACCGCGCCCTGGAGACCGACGGTGTGATCGAGACCCGCGGCCGCAACGGCAGCTTCATCGCGGCGGCCGGGGAGGCCGCGGACAAGGAAGCCGCCGCGGCCGCCGAGAGCTACGCCCGCCGCGCCCGGCGCCTCGGCCTGGACCACCGCGCCGCCCGCACGGCCGTCGAGAACGCCCTGCGCGCCACCTACGGAGCCGATGCCTGACCGCGCGCCTGCTGGGACGGGTGCCGACCGCGCCGGTAGGTGACCCCGCACCGCCCTCCCCGAGCCATCACCCGAAAAGAAGGAACCGCATGCCCAGCAAAACGGCGCTCGTCCGCCGCCCCGGCCCCCGCCTCGCCGAGGGGCTGGTCACCCATATAGACCGGCGCCCGGTCGACCCCGCCCTCGCCCTGCGCCAGTGGGAGTCCTACGTCCAGGTGCTCCGCGACCACGGCTGGCACATCACCGAGGTCGCCCCCGCCGACGACTGCCCCGACGCGGTCTTCGTCGAGGACACCATGGTCATGTTCCGCAATGTCGCACTGCTCGCCCGCCCCGGTGCCGGTGAGCGCCGGCCCGAGGTGCCGGACGCCCGCGCGGCCGTCGAGGCGCTCGGCTGCTCCGTCAACGAGATCCGGGCGCCGGGCACGCTGGACGGCGGCGACATCCTCAAGGTCGGCGACACCGTCTACGTGGGCCGCGGCGGCCGCACCAACGCCGACGGCGTCCGCCAACTCCGCGCCGCCTTCGAACCGTTGGGCGCCCGCGTCGTCGCGGTACCGGTCAGCCGCGTACTGCACCTCAAATCCGCCGTGACCGCACTCCCGGACGGCACCGTGATCGGCCACCCGCCCTTGGTCGACGACCCCGCCGCCTTCCCCCGCTTCCTGCCCGTCCCCGAGGAGTCCGGCGCCCATGTCGTGCTGCTCGGCGGCGGCAAGCTGCTGATGGCCGCCGGCGCGCCCCGCAGCGCGGAGCTCTTCGCCGACCTCGGATATCAGCCGGTTGTCGTGGACATCAGCGAGTTCGAGAAGCTGGAGGGCTGTGTGACCTGCCTGTCCGTGCGGCTGCGCGAGCTGTATGCATGACGGGGCATCATCCCCCGGCGCGTCGTGCGCCTGCCCGGACCGCACCGCCGGCCGTGCCTATCGTGGCGCCATGAGCAACCTCGACCTCAGACCCGCGCCCAGCCTCTGCGGCGGCACCGGCCGTACGGGCCCGGTCCGCGACGTCCAGCCCGGAAAGCAGGTCCCCCTGGGCGAGAGCACCGTCGTCCGCCGACTGCTGCCGAACCTCGGCCGGCGGATGGTCGGCGGCTGGTGCTTCGTCGACCACTACGGTCCCGACGACATCGTCGACGAGCCCGGGATGCAGGTGCCGCCGCATCCGCACATGGGCCTGCAGACCGTCAGCTGGCTGCACGAGGGTGAGGTGCTGCACCGCGACAGCCTCGGCAGCCTGCAGACCGTACGGCCGCGGGAACTGGGCCTGATGACGTCCGGCCGGGCCATCGCCCACTCCGAGGAGTCGCCGCACGGCCATGGCCCGTTCCTGCACGGCGCCCAGCTGTGGGTGGCGCTCCCCGGCGAACACCGCGACACCGCCCCGGCCTTCGAGCACCACACCGACCTGCCGGTGATCAACGGCGGCGGACTGTCCGCCACCGTCATCCTCGGCGAACTGGCCGGCGCCACCTCGCCCGGCACCACCTACTCCCCGCTGGTCGGCGCCGACCTCACCCTCACCGCCGGCACGGACACCCGTCTGCCGGTCGACCCCGACTTCGAGTACGCGGCCCTGACCATCTCCGGCGAGAGCGAGGTCGACGGCGTCCGGCTGGCCCCAGGCGCCCTCCTCTACCTCGGCTGCGGCCGCGGCGAATTGCCCCTGCGCGCAGACTCCGACAGCAGCCTGCTGCTCCTCGGCGGCGAGCCGTTCGAGGAAGAGATCGTGATGTGGTGGAACTTCGTGGGCCGGTCACAGGAGGACATCGAGGCGGCGCGGGCGGACTGGATGACGGGCTCCCGCTTCGGCGAGGTCCACGGCTACGACGGGGACCGGCTGACCGCCCCCGAACTCCCCCCGGTGCCGCTGAAGCCACGGGGGAGGGCGCGGTGAGGCGGGCGCGCGCGTGTTGAGCGCGTCCACCACGTGACACGCAACGTCGCGTCACCACCCGGAAGATGAAAAAGCGTTGCGCGAAAACGCCTCGGGAAAGCCGTAAAGAAAGCCGTAAAGAAAGTCAGAATCCTGACACCGTCCATGTCAGGAGTGTGCCGTGCCGAATGGCCGGAGGATGACGCGGCGATGGCGAGGGCGCTTCACGACGACGGCGCGGAAATCTACTGCAATGTCATATCTTTTTCTGCTGCATTCACCGTAGCCTCGATTCTGTGCGGGGCAATGAGATCCCGCACAGAACTCAGCGATAGGAGAGGTGAAGACCATGTACTCCAAGCCTACCCTGCTGAAGGTTGGTGAGTTTTCCAAGCTCACGATGCACAGCCGTCCTCGTCGTAAGGACAAGGGACACCGTCGGCGCCCCAAGGGGATTTTCCTCTAAGGGCTGAGGCGTGAAGGTGGCGCGAGCGAGGTACCCGCTCGCGCCACCGCCGTCATGCCAGCTCAAGGGGCGTTCTGATTCATCCTTCGGGGCCCCTCGACAGCGGTACCCGCTATGTGTCAGTAAAAGAGCTTGGACGGGGTTTCTCTCATGAAACAGTTCGATCGTGCGGGCGAATGGCTCGTCGTCCTCCCCGACCACGTGGCTTCCGTCGTCCTCGCCGAAAAGCTTGAGCCCGCGCCGCAACGCGTGGATCATCCCTCCGGCCGGCCGTGGCTGATCGGTTCCTGGGAATCGGCCGACTTCCGCATCGGTGAGGCGGGCGCCACCAAGATAGCCACCCTCGGGTTCAGTTCCGCAGGCCCGCAAAGGCTCGCGCAGATCGCTGCCCGCACCCGGCGCGTCACCGACCTCGACAGCCTCGGCGGCAAGCTCCCGGGCTGCTTCCACCTGCTCGCCACCGTCGATGGTGTCACCCACGCGTACGGGACCCTGTCGGGGCTGCGCAAGCTCGTGTACGGGCGAGCGGGAGAAGTGACCGTCGCGGCGACCCGGGCCGACGTACTCGCGGCACTGACCGGCGCCGGCATCGACGAGGAGCGGCTGCTGCTGCGGTTACTCGTCGCCGAAGCCGTCCTGCACAGCGTCAACACTCCCGTATGGCGCGGGGTGCGCCTGGTGGACGAAGACAGCAGCATCACCCTGCACCCGACGGGCCGCCCCACGGTGACCCGACGGTGGAATCCGCCGCTGGACAGGCTGCCGCGCAAGCCGGCGGCGCAGAGGTTACGGCAGGCGCTCGGCGACGCCGTCCAGGCACGTGTCGACTCGGGGCTGAAGCTGACCTGCGACCTGTCCGGCGGGCTCGACTCCACATCGCTGTCGTTCCTGCTCGCCCGGAGCTACGACCAGCCGTTGACCACGCTCACCCAGGGAGCGGCCGCGCCCGGCGATGACGACCCCATGTGGGCCGACCTGGCCGCGGAGAAGCTGCCCGGGATCAGGCGGCTGATGCTCACCTTCGCCGATCTCCCGACGCACTACGCAGACGTCCTCGACGCGGCCAAGGTGCCCGGAACCGACGAAGAACCCTTTCCCGGCATCGAGGACCGGCCGATCTACCGACGGATCGCGGCACTGCTCGGCGCGGAAGGCTCCCAGGCCCACCTCACCGGCGAAGGCGGCGATGAGGTCGTCCAGGGCGGATCGGCGGGGGTGTTCGACCTGTTCCGCACCCAGCCGCGCGTCGCCCTGGCCTACTTGCGCGGCTACCGGGCCCTGTACCACTGGACCTGGTCCGATGTGGCTCGTATGGCTTTCGACCAGCGGCACCCGTACCCGGCGTGGCTGGCGGCTCGGGCACGGCGCCTCACCACCCACTCCCTCGACGACGAGAGTTCCCCCCTCATCCAGATGCCGCCGTGGGCGACCCCCGACGCGGTTGCCGCGATGCGGGACCTGCTGGCCGACGAGGCCCGGCGCACCCGTCAGCACGGGCACAACTGGACCGCCCACCACACCATTTGGGGCATCCGGTTGTGTGCCGGCCTGGTGCGTCGCACCGTGCCGCTGTACGCCGCCGAAGGGGTCCGTCTCACCTCCCCCTACATGGACGACGCCGTCATCGACGCGTGCATGTCCGCGCAGGCGCACGAGCGCCGGACCCCGTGGGAGTACAAGCCTCTGCTGGCTGACGCGATGCGCGGCATCGTCCCCGACCAGTCGCTGGCCCGCACCACCAAAGCGGAGGGTTCACCGCTGGAGCACGCCGGGATCCGCACGAACGTCGCCAAACTCGCGGCACTGTGCGAGGACTCGCGCCTGGCCGCACGGGGGCTGATCGACGCCGACAAGCTCCGCTCGATCTGCACCTCGTTCCAGATGCGCCCGTTCACCCCCTACGCGATGTCGATGACCTTCATCTGTGAACGCTGGTTGCGCGACCTTGAATCCACCGCTGCCATGGAGGCTTCCTGATGAATCTTGAGCTGCCCGGCCATGTGTCGGTGCCCCACACCGACGACGGCGGGGTCCTCTTGGACGAGAGCACCGGCGAGTACTGGGAGATCAACCAGAGCGGGGCGGCAGTACTGCGGATGCTGCTGGAGGGCGCGAGCGAGCAGGAGGCCGCGCAGGCACTGATCGCTGACCTCCGGCCCGGCGAGATCAGCCCGGAGGGCGCAGTCGCCGACATCCGTGAACTCCTGGCGCAGTTGCGGGCCGCGGAGCTGGTGGTGACGTCATGAGCACCCCCGAAACGCTCTTCGAGACCAGCGCATCGGTCCCGGCCCGCACTCGTCTGGCCGCGCGGGTCACCGTTGCCGCCGCCCTGGCACTGGCGCGCCTGTCGCCCGCGCATATCCGCCGCGTGCTGGTCGTCGTACGGGGGAGGGCGGGACCGTCCCGCTACGATCAGGCGCAGGGCGCACGTCAGGCCGTTGTCGCGGTCAGCATGATCTGCGCCGGACAGGGCTGCCTGGCCCGGTCGATCGCCACGGCTCTGCTGTGCCGCCTGGGCGGGCACTGGCCGGTGTGGCGGGTCGGGGCGCGTACCTCCCCGTTCGGCGCGCACGCTTGGGTGGAGGCCGAGGGCCGCCCGGTGGAGGAGGGCGACAACATCACCGGCTTCCGGCCATTGATGACCGTCACACCCCGCCCGGACGCCCGCGTGAGTAGGATCCGCTGAACAAATCCCCTGGTCAAGCCTAGTTTTACCCCTGCTGAAGATGTCCCTCCGAGGAGAGAGCTTTCCGTGTTCACCAGCTTGCGACCAGCGCGCAGAAGCGATGCCCTGGACTCCGACGACGCTCTGGACACCGAGCCGGCGGACGAACCGGAAGAGCCGTTGCGGGTCGGTCTGCGAGACCTGTTACGCGTCACACGCGGACACCGCAGGGCGATCGCCGTCGCCCTGGTGTTCTCGCTGATCGCCGCGGGGCTGGGCCTGGCACAGCCGATGCTGGCGACCAAGACGATCCAGGAGTTCTCCGGTGGCCGCCCCTATCTGACCCTGGCCGTGCTGCTGGGGGTGCTGTTCGTCGTCGAAGCCGTCGTCGCCGGGGTTGCCTCCTACTCCCTCGAACGGTCCAGCGAGGGGCTGGTGCTGGGGCTCCGGCTGCGGATCATCGACAAGCTGCTGAGGCTGCCGATGCGGCGCTACGAATCCCAGCGGCTCGGGGACTCGCTGTCCCGCACCACCAGCGACACCACCATGCTGCGTGACTCGCTGGCCTACGACCTGTCGGAGGTCGTCGTCGGCCTGTTCGTCGTCGTCGGTGGCGTCGCCATGATGGTCTGGCTGGATGCCGCGCTGTTCCTCATCGTGCTGGCCATCGTCGGCGTGATCGGCGGACTCACCCTGCTGCTGCTGGCCGGGATCCGCAAGGCAGTTGAGGACGCGCAGGACAGCCTCGGTGGTATGTCGGCCGACCTGGAACGAGCACTGTCGGCGATCCGCACCGTCCGCGTCATGCGCGCCGAGGACCGGGAGAGGGAACGGATCGGCCAACTCGCGCGGCAGGCTTATCAGCAGAACCTTCAGGCCGCCAAACGTGACGCCGTCATCGGGCCGATGATGACACTGGCGATGCACGGCTCCATGATGGTGGTCCTGGTCATCGGCGGTATCCGCGTCGCCAGTGGAGAAGGATCCCTGGCAGACCTCGTCGGGTTCCTGCTCTACATCACCTACATCTCGGCGCCGATTGCCAACATGTTCGACGTCATGGCGACGGTGCAGCGAGGGCTCGCCGCGTTGCAGCGCATCGAGGAAGTCACCCAGCTGCCCGGCGAGGCCGACAGCACTCCGGCCACCGCTCCGGCCACCGCTCCGGCGGCCGGGCCCGCCGCGGTGCCCACGGCGGAGGGAACCACACCGGCCGTGGAGTTCCGCGACGTCACCTTCAGCTACGACGCAGACCGCCCCGCGCTGCGGCAGGTTTCGTTCACCGCGCCGCGCCACACCCATGTGGCACTCGTCGGCCCTTCCGGGGCAGGCAAATCCACTCTGTTCGCGTTGCTCGCCCGGTTCTACGACGCCGACGAGGGGCAGATCCTGCTCGACGGAATCGACATCACGCGTCAGATGAGCATCGACGAATGCCGCTCCAAGATGAGTCTGGTCGAGCAGACCGCCCCCGTCATGCACGGCACACTCCGCGACAACATCACCTACGCCTGCCCGGAGGCAACCGACGAGCAGATCCAGCGAGTCGTCGAACTCGCCAGCCTCAACGGCCTGGTGCGGCGGCTCCCGGAAGGACTCGATACCGCGGTCGGAGAGCACGGTGACATGCTGTCGGGCGGCGAGCGGCAGCGCATCGCGATCGCCCGCGCACTGCTGCCCCAGCCGAGTCTGCTGCTGCTCGACGAGCCGACTTCACAACTCGACGCCGCCAACGAGGAAGCCCTCACCCGCGCCATCGCGCAGATCTCACGCGAGTGCACCCTCCTGGTGATTGCGCACCGCGCCTCCACCATCCGCGCTGCTGACACCGTCATCGCCCTCGACAACGGCCGGGTCACCGACACCGGGACGCCTGAGGAGATCACCGCGAGGCGCGCTTTCGCGTTCGACTAGCGGTGTTACCGCGAAACCACTCCTTGCGGGCCAGAGAGGAGGCTCTCGCCACGCGGGCGGCTCGGCCGGCACCGCTGGAGCACCGGGCAGCCGGGCTCCTGACGGTCCGGCCACCGCCGGCTCACCGTCCGGACGACGAAAGGGCCACTGCTCCCTTGCCGTCCCCGGCCGCGCCGAAGCCATGACCTGCTCCAAGAGACTCCCGTACGCCATGTGAGACACCTCAGAATGGCTGGATCATACGGCGAACTGTTCGACACGCTGCCGTTATCGCGAATACCATGCAGTAGCAAAGAGTCTTTGGTGACCAGGGCGGGGGTATTGAATCGTGGACGATACCGGTTTATTCCGTACCGGGTTGGTAAGGGGCCGGTGTCCCGCCGGGGTTTCCTCGTTGCCGGCGTCTGTGGACGAAATGACGGTGAATTACTCACCTGGGCCGCTGCCCGCTGTCGGCCCACTCCTCCGGCGGCTGATTCGCCCGGCCGGCCCACGAGTACACCAGACTGTGGCTCGGGTGGTTCACGAACGCTCAGTTGAGCTGTGAAACAGGCCTTGCACATCGCCGGACCACCACCCTCCACCGCTCGCCGATCGCGCTGAGCAGTTGCGCCGTCCTGACGCCCTGCTTTTCCTCAGGCCTTTTGCCGTACGGCGCTTGACCAGTCCCCAGTACTTCCTGGCCGACTGCGAGTTCGGCCGTTCACCGACCCGGCGAGCGATCCCCCTTGACCGAGGGTCCGGTTTCCGACTCATCCGGGAGAGCTGACCCCTTGAGCGATTCCGTTCTCGTCATTCACGGCGCACCGGCCTATCGGTACGGCCTGGTGCTCGGACTCAAAGAGCTGGGGTTCGATGCCTGCGAAGGAGAAACGGCCGAAGCCGCGGAACAGGCCGAATGGGATGTCTGCCTGCTGCACACCCCCACCCCGGATACCTCACTTCTCACCCGGGTACGGCAGTCCGGGCAGGGGCTGGTCATCGCGCTGGTGGACGGTCTCACTGTCGACAACTGCCGGGACGTGATCGGTGCGGGAGCGCATGGAGTTGCCCCTCAGGACGCCGACTTCGACGACATCGCCGAGGCCCTTCGTCTCGCGCGGTGGGGAGAGACGCGTGCCCGTCTCTTTGCTGCGGACACTGGTCGACGCTTCACCTGCCGCCCCGAGCGGCCTGACCCTCAGCCAGTCGGAGACCGACGTGCTACGTCAGCTCGCCTCCGGGTGCCCCATCGCCGACATGGCCGCCACGTTGGGCTACTCGGAGAGGCAGATGTACCGGTTGGCGAGGGGAATCTACTTCAAGCTCGGCGCCGGCAACCGCAGCGAGGCGATCGCCACGGCGGCCCGTTGGAGGCTGCTTGACGATTCCTCCTGAGGGGCCGCGAGCCGGTGTGACGGCATCAAGCCCCGTGGGGTTCCTGGCCGGTGGGGCTGCCCCGTGTCAGTTCTCCCCGACCCGTGCCCCGGCGGCCCGCGCCCGCGCCCGTGCGTCGGGGCTGACACCCCGCTTGCGGGGGGACATCCTCCAGTCCGTCGCCTCCCGTTGGGCGATCCGCAGGAGGTTCCGCGGCCCGGGAGTCGCCACGACGCCGACGTAGCGGGGATCGCCGGCGAACCACGCCGCCGTGACCTGCCCGGACTGCACCGCGCGCACCCAGAAGTGCCGCCCCGTCCCGATGCCCCCGCCGTACTCCAGGCCCACGGTCTTCTCCGGGCGCTCCGGGTCCGGCACGAGGAACTGGGTGCTGCCGTTCTTCTTCGACCTGACC
This genomic stretch from Streptomyces nigrescens harbors:
- a CDS encoding ABC transporter ATP-binding protein — translated: MFTSLRPARRSDALDSDDALDTEPADEPEEPLRVGLRDLLRVTRGHRRAIAVALVFSLIAAGLGLAQPMLATKTIQEFSGGRPYLTLAVLLGVLFVVEAVVAGVASYSLERSSEGLVLGLRLRIIDKLLRLPMRRYESQRLGDSLSRTTSDTTMLRDSLAYDLSEVVVGLFVVVGGVAMMVWLDAALFLIVLAIVGVIGGLTLLLLAGIRKAVEDAQDSLGGMSADLERALSAIRTVRVMRAEDRERERIGQLARQAYQQNLQAAKRDAVIGPMMTLAMHGSMMVVLVIGGIRVASGEGSLADLVGFLLYITYISAPIANMFDVMATVQRGLAALQRIEEVTQLPGEADSTPATAPATAPAAGPAAVPTAEGTTPAVEFRDVTFSYDADRPALRQVSFTAPRHTHVALVGPSGAGKSTLFALLARFYDADEGQILLDGIDITRQMSIDECRSKMSLVEQTAPVMHGTLRDNITYACPEATDEQIQRVVELASLNGLVRRLPEGLDTAVGEHGDMLSGGERQRIAIARALLPQPSLLLLDEPTSQLDAANEEALTRAIAQISRECTLLVIAHRASTIRAADTVIALDNGRVTDTGTPEEITARRAFAFD
- a CDS encoding response regulator transcription factor translates to MPVSLLRTLVDASPAAPSGLTLSQSETDVLRQLASGCPIADMAATLGYSERQMYRLARGIYFKLGAGNRSEAIATAARWRLLDDSS